The following proteins come from a genomic window of Salvia hispanica cultivar TCC Black 2014 chromosome 4, UniMelb_Shisp_WGS_1.0, whole genome shotgun sequence:
- the LOC125219206 gene encoding cytochrome b5, whose product MPTLTKLYTVEEASQHNTSEDCWITIDGKVYDVSSYLDEHPGGDDVILGTTGKDATDEFEDAGHSKTARELLETFCIGELEERATPIPELKIISKKQQLNNLPQKFFNLSKQYWYAPITVVGLSVGLGYLYIRKKQAI is encoded by the exons ATGCCAACACTTACAAAGCTTTACACAGTCGAAGAAGCTTCCCAACACAATACCAGCGAAGATTGTTGGATTACCATCGACGGCAAG GTCTATGACGTGTCATCATACTTAGATGAACATCCAGGTGGTGATGATGTTATACTTGGTACCACTG GAAAAGACGCTACTGATGAATTTGAAGATGCTGGGCATAGCAAAACTGCTAGGGAACTCCTGGAAACATTCTGCATTGGGGAACTCGAGGAAAGGGCTACTCCTATCCCAGAacttaaaattatttcaaagaaGCAACAACTGAACAACCTTCCACAGAAATTCTTCAACTTGAGCAAGCAGTATTGGTACGCCCCAATAACTGTGGTTGGCTTATCAGTGGGTCTTGGCTACCTATACATAAGGAAGAAGCAAGCAATCTGA